A single genomic interval of Rhododendron vialii isolate Sample 1 chromosome 3a, ASM3025357v1 harbors:
- the LOC131321367 gene encoding protein IRX15-LIKE-like, producing the protein SLLPSAALSSVRTTKTSTTTSYVADRGGGPLPKPIFDALLHYGSTPNSTATTDRLHRSQIHHRRPPGAAPKCNFLIFNLAHETLLWHVLNHNGRTVFVDENAYLVSKLEEAHPDIEAYDYSLIAGFQFFSFFLFFDVAVDFSEEPGVLLFAWDLESFLVFVWDLESFLEREEERV; encoded by the exons tctcttcttccttccGCTGCCCTCTCATCAGTCCGCACCACcaaaacctccaccaccacttcctaTGTCGCTGACAGGGGTGGCGGCCCCTTACCCAAACCCATATTCGACGCCCTCCTCCACTACGGCTCAACCCCGAACTCCACCGCCACTACCGACCGCCTCCATCGATCTCAAATCCATCACCGCCGTCCTCCCGGCGCTGCCCCAAAATGCAACTTCCTCATCTTCAACTTGGCCCACGAAACCCTCCTCTGGCACGTCCTCAACCACAACGGCCGCACCGTCTTCGTTGACGAGAACGCCTACCTGGTCTCCAAGCTCGAAGAAGCACACCCGGACATCGAGGCCTATGATTATTCTCTGATTGCAGGGTTCcagttcttttctttctttcttttttttgatgtaGCTGTTGATTTTTCGGAGGAGCCTGGTGTGTTGCTTTTTGCTTGGGATTTGGAGTCTTTTCTAGTTTTTGTTTGGGatttag AGtcttttctagagagagaagaggagagggTGTGA